Part of the Sorghum bicolor cultivar BTx623 chromosome 1, Sorghum_bicolor_NCBIv3, whole genome shotgun sequence genome, gcaccctatatatatatatataatgttctatgcatatgccgtaaaatTTGATATCCACTACCCGTTATGGCTAGTGGTGTTAACAGCTGTAGTACAAAACAGATAGGGAGTAACTACTCCCGGGAGTATAGAAAATGCACAAAATTTGATATGATAAGAATTGTTTAAAAAGTTTTAGATTTCAAGTCTAACTAAACACGACCTTAGTTTCTCTGAATGTTCACGCATTGTTCACATAAACTctttttctctctcctcttttttCCTCTCACGAAGCAGGTGGAGCCATGATTTCCCCTCCCCAAGCTCCATATAATATTGGCTTTGTGAGAGAAGATAGAGGAGAAAGAAAATGAGTTCTTGTGAATAATGAATGAACAATGCACACATTATAGAAGATGTCGTCATAGAAGCTCTACCAAATGGGATCTAAATAAAAAGGTATTATAATGGAGTGGCGGAATCGGAAGGACAAAGATAGAATTGTTCACATGTTTAGATATAATTGTTCACATGTTTTTAAAACTTATCCTCTCCTCACCATACAATATAATTCCCTGGCATGTGCCAGCTCAGTCTCAGTGCTCTCATAGTAGCGTCACTTTGGTCGGGGCACTGCTCGGTTGTGCAAGCACATAGTACCGGTAGGAGGGTCACAGGTGTGCCGGGCCGAAGGGGCGAAGGGCCACCAAGGCTCTGCACTCTGCAGGTGGTGGTACGCTGCTTGTCTCTGTCAGCAAGAACCACGTTTTTTTGTTTTGACAATAGCAAGAACCACGTTGAAATGGACGTCAACTAGCGAGCTGCATGCAGGTACCCCTACTGTCGCTCGGAACTCGATCGGAAGCCCTTAGCGGCTGAGCCCACGCCGATGTCGTGACGATCTATAGCGACAAAGCGCAGAAGCCAGGAGGTGCTAGCTGCTGGGTGATGGAGCTCTCTCACCGAGAGCGCTAAAACTTCAACGACAAGTTTGCCCTCACTGTGACAACCCGTTAATCTTTAGCTATTACTTCTTTAAACTATATCCATTCTGTCTCAAAATAGTTGAAACTTACATTAAAAAAATATCAACTATTTTAGAATATAGAGAGTACATATAAATAACGTGGCCACCGATTTTTCATCTTTATCCGAGTGTTCTTTGCAAATAGCTGACAGTTTTCAGTCTTTTTTAGAATTTTCTTCGTAGCTGAGGGTTAACCTTTTCCAAGGATAAATATGAGCATGCAGCCCGTAGCCCATTGGCACGGCACAAAGCACACCATTTTAGCCCTGACATGAGCACGATGGCGGGCTGGCCTAGCAAGATACATAGCGTTGTGTGCCCATGCCGGGCAGCACGCCCAGGCCAACAAATTAGGAGACGGTACCTGCCATAACCTCGTAAAGGTCCAGCCGCTTATCCGACTCCTTCTAGTCTCATCCTCACCCCGTGACCCCCCTGCCGCAGCCGCACTCACACCGTGACCCACTGCAACCGCAAGGCGCGCAACTCCCGAGTTGCAAGGAGGCGCCCTCCCCCTACCCTCAGCACCAAGCTGCCAAATAGTGGCCACCTCCTCACCCCCATCACCACTAGCTGCATCCTTCTCTATGCCTCCCACATGGCCACCGACTTCGAGTGCGTCGGCGGCCTCCTCCACGGTGCGTTCAGCCTACTGCTGCTCTCGTCCTTGTGGATCTGGCCCGCCTGATCCACTACCGCCTCCTCCACGGCGCCGACCACTGCCCTGGCCTCGCGGATCCTGCCGCCTCGACCTCAACTTGGCTCGCTGCTATCACCGCCCTCGCATGGCAAGCCTTGGGTCGCCCGACGCGCTTTTGGGCCTAGGCTTTTTGGGCGAGCACGACATGAAAATAGCCTAGAGGGCTATGCCTAGGCCATCGGCCAAACATGAAGGACTGGTGCGGCATGGCCCAATGGTTCAACGAGCCCTTCCGTGTTGTGCATGGTACGGGCCCATGCCGTGCCGGGCCAGGTAGCCTGTTTGCTCTCTTTACCCAAGGGTTACGGTTTATTTGTTTGAAAAATATTGGCCGCAGTTCTTAGTTGGAGATTTATCTATTTTTCCTTAGGGTTGCTTGAATTAGACTAGAAACCCCTCGGTCATTGAGAGAAAAAATATATTGAGAAGAATATTAACTCTTGGCGATTCAAGTAAAACActccaaaaataataataaattaatttattaGTATAGCAAACCTAGGTACAgtaaaaaattacaatatataaccatctaaaatattaatatttaatatGTATAAAACTATATAAGTTACTAGGCCATACAGAGGCATGTGCGGATACGATAGAAGTAACAATTCAAGGTTTAAttgatttttttaagaaaataggAGGTGAGGAGCAAAGATGGTGGGGCCAAACAGTCTACGATAGATGATTTTTcttatgtatatatacataccGTTTGTTATGAAATCTAACAAAAGTCTACCTGATCCGAATATATAAGCTGCACCATAGCTTATCAGCCAAGTAAATAGGtaaaaataaaacataactaAAATCTACCAATACTATACGTATGCACCCATAAGACAAGCAACCTCCTCTTGGTCTAGCTTCGGTGTGGTGCCGATCACGAGGCAGATTGACGTCTATGGGTGATTGTATATAGTAGATAGTGGGTGCAGCTGCACCTacgcaaaaataaaaaaaaacaaagattaTAGTTAaatttttactatattcacaccTTTAAATTCAAATTCTATGCACTCCACATGGCAAGCACACCTTTTCTGAATTTTCCCGTCGACGTCCCTCAGGCGTAGAGGTGTGCAGGCAGCCTGGGCACGGCGACGGCCTCGAGAGGGACGAAGCGCGGAACGGCCAGGCCGAATTTCTCCTGCATGCTCAGCTTCTCCGGGGCCACGCCATCCGGCAGCCGCCACGCGAAGGCGTGCAGCAGGTTGGCCAGGGTCACCTGCACCATCTTGAGCCCGAGGACGTAGCCCGGGCACATTCGGCGGCCGGACCCGAACGGGAGCAGCTCCAGGTCCTGCCCCTTCACGTCCACGCCGCTGCCGACGAACCTCTCCGGGCGGAAGAACTCCGCGTCGTCGCCCCACACGGCGGGGTCGCGGCCGATGGTCCAGACGTTCACGAACACGAGCGTGCCCCGTGGGATGTCGTAGCTGCCCGTGGAAGCGTCCTCGCGGCACAGCCGCGGCGCCAGCAGCGGCGTCACGGGGTGCAGGCGGAAGGCCTCCTTCACGATGGCCTCCAGGTACGGCAGGTTCGGAATGTCCTGCTCGGTGACAAGGCGTTCGCGGCCGACGACGCCGTCCAGCTCCTCGGTGGCCTTGGAGAGCACATCGGGATTCCGCAGGAGCTCCGACATGGCCCATTCGATGGTCACCGCCGAGGAGTCCGTGCCGCCAGCGATGAGGTCCTGCATGCGTACTCGTCACATCATAGGTTTTTTATTACTCGCTCCATTTCAAATGATAagacattccaaaaatcttagaGTCATAGCATCTCAAATTTGTCAAAAAATATATGACctgataataacatttattataTCAACTAATTTAAGTATCtttagattcttcattaattatattttcataatatatttatttgtatttaatgaagaatataatgatacttagttgatataataaatattattatcttataatataattttagtcaaacttgagatgttttggctttccaagaaatgtcttataatttgggatgaagggagtataTTTTATAAAAGGGCAAAGTATAGAATATCTTTCTATTTCTATTAATTTATTGCTTGTATTCGAGCTATCATATTATTTGAAACAAAATGAGATCCAAATAACTCTAAATAGAGCATAAGTAGAGAGATaatatttttaaaagaaaattgTAACCAGTTCCATATTTTTTAATttcaaaaatattaattataaagTTCTAGAGATCAAACAATATTTTattgtttttttaaataaaaaacatttTTCAAACAATTGGTTCCTACCGAGTACCAATCTATATAACTAGAAAGATTCCCCGCGCATTGCCTCGGGTACGAAGAAGGAatataaataggatagaatattAATCACTAAGAATCAGACCAACGAACATAATGTGATGTGTTAGTGGATGTTGATGTGGTCACTTTGCATGGCGATATAGTTAAATGTGCTAGTGAGATGTTCTAATGGATGCTGATATGGACATTTTGCATAGCAAGAGAAATAGCTAATAGGGTTTATCTTTATAAAAGATATACATATCCATAGAAACCTTTTCAGACTAAACTAAAGAAATTTACAATTTGTTTGAGCAGGAAATATGACAATACCACTCCTTGACCTAAACAAGAACCATCTTTTCTAACTAGAACGTCCTACACAACTTGATTTATTGTGTTTATTTACCATGTGATTAATAACTATCGGTTTATAATTACATATAGTGTGGTCCTTCATTATTTTGCTTTCTGAATTATTAGTGATGTTGTGAAAATCATACTAACAGGTTGTGAATATAGCCATCGGGGTCGAAAAGAGAAATTTGCCATTTCTTTGAGTTCAAAATATCATAATGCCACTCCATGACCTAAATAAAAAACCATCTTTTCAAACTACAACCACCCTACACAACTCGATTTATTGTGTTTATTTACCATGTGATGAATAACTAACAATTTACTATATATAGTGTGATCCTTTGTTACTTTGCTTTGACAATTATTAGTGGTGTTGTGAACATCATACTAACCGGTAGTGAATGTAGCTATCATGTGACTAGGGGTCGTAAAAAGAAACTTGCAATTTCTTTAAGTTGGAAATATCACAATATGTCACCCTATAACCTAAATAAATCCATCTTTAAAACTAGAAACATCCTACACAACTTGATTTTATTATGTTTATTTACCATGTGATGAATAACTATTAGTTTTATTACACATAGTGTGATCCTTTGTTATATATTGCTTTTAGACTTATGTAGTGATGTTGTGAATAGTGGATGCACATGTGGTGAGTGGTGAAGGCTCCAAAGGAGGAGCCGGTCGACGGGGGTCCATCCCTGGTGAATAACTATTAGTTTTATTACATATAGTGTGATCCTTTGTTATATTGCTTTCAGAGTCGTTAATGATGTTGTGAACAACGGATGCACATGTGACCTAGTGGTGAACGCTCCAAAGGAGGAGCCGGCCAATGGGGGGGGGGCATCCCCGGTCCCGCACCTAGCCTCCTATGAAGGGCGCACCGGTGCTTTCAAAAAAATGATGTTGCGAACATCATACTAAGTAATAGTGAAAGTGACTAGGAATCGTAAAATGAAAATTGTAATTTCTTTGAGTTGCAAATATCACAATGACATCAAATGACCTAAATAAGCCATCTTTTTAGACCAGAACCACCCTACACAACTCGGTTTATTGTGTCATTTACCATGTGACGAATACACATAAGTGGTCCTTTGTTATTTAACTTtcataatcattagtgatgttgTGAAAAATATACTAACCGGTAGTTAAAGTATCTATCATGTTGACTAGGGATCCAAAAATGAGATTTACAAGTTATTTAAGTTACAAATATCACAATGTCATGACCTAAATAAACCATCTTTTCTATCTAGAACAACTTTACAAACTCGATTTACCTATATCTAATTAATATCCAAGAGCTAAAATTTTGGCCCCTAAGTTTTTTCTAGCCCAATCATCGAGTGGGCTACCCACTCAAGAAGTTGCCGGCACCTATTTCTCTCGTCGCTTGTCAGACGGAACCCTTATTTTTCATGGAAAACATTCGTGTCCGCGTCCTTTTCCCATTTTTAGTTTTCTTCGATTCCCTTTTCCCACGTTTGTTTCCATGACTTTTTCCATTTTACTTTTTTGTCCCACTTTTACTATAACTAAATTATAAATATAGTATTATATGGATTTTTAAACCCTAATCCTtctataataaataaatattttcatcATTAAGTTGTTGCtcatttcatatctttttgGAAGTTGGCTTCGAGGGTCAGAAGGGTCTCAACCTTATAATATTGTTGAGTGTGATGACTACTTGTTTTTCACTTTGGTTATACAGAAATGATTTGGTATTTGAAGAAAAAAAGTTATTTACTCTCCCTTGCAGGTGGTTTATTCGGTAACCCATTAGCTATATACATGGGTTATCCTCAAAGACCTTACAAGTAGGCTTTGGTGCCGAAGGCATCGCAACAATTGATGCAAGCGGTTACATCTTTTCCTCGGGCACATGAATGATGATCTAGTCTTAGAACTGATTATCTTTAGAGTGTCTAGATTCTTTCTCCCTTAGGCTTTATGTTTATGCAGAAGCCGAAAGTGAATTAATAAAATCCTTTCTTTATTAAAAAACGAAGCCTCAATAAGCTGATCGTCCAACTAATTAAACCATGGACCAGAATCTGAGTAGTTTTTCATCTAATTTTGATAAACATAAATATATCTTCATACACTTTTACCGGTGCAATACTTGATGGGACTGCTGTGTGAAAATTGAGAGCGATCTTCATCATAATCATCAATAGATGGACAAATCATTCACATGATGGAAACTAACTCCTTACCGAGTTTAGCCATACATCAGCATTACATATTTTATGGTCCTCAAAAGAAGTCTTCATCAACATATGGATGGTATAAAAGTTAAAGTTACGATTAAATATTTTTGTTCTTTACAATAGAATAGAAACTCTGTTATATGGTTGTATTTCAATTCATGtcatattattgttaatattaaCTTATGTAAAGGATGCATCCTTAAAAGATTATAGCTTTTAAACTTTatagaaatagaaaaaaataaatagatacTCTCGTACGTCTATAAATAAATGCTTATCTCACATTTCAAGAAGTTATATATAAACAGTCCTAGTTCGACCAAATATCtataaaaaattataatatttataatatcatACGTGTAAGTATTATTAGTTTTATTACGccatatattttcatagtaaatCTAGATGCAAATGTCATTACTGTTTTATATTACTTAAACATAATTGActtttaaaaatatgaaatgagCACTTACTTTGATACGAAGGGTAATATATAACATTCTTGTTCTCATTTCATACTAATGTTTGGTAGTTTTTTCTTTCGTTGCAATATACGAACATATATGTTTTGTTAGCTAGTTATGTTTATTTGCCATGTGACGAATAGCTAGCTATTATTGCACATATATAGCTTGGTCCTTTGTTACTTTGCTTTTAGAATTTTTAGTATGCTGTGAACGAATAACAATCCACACGTGTCGCttgttatattatattattataatCTAAACTAAGTTTAATTACTAATCTTGTAATTAAATCGTTCAGATAGTATATGGAAGGGGTGAATTATTAGTATATTAATTAGTAAGCCTCCACGGCTCCACGGCATTCTTACCAGAGCGAATCCCTTGACGCCATCCCGTTTGATGGGCACCTCAAGTTTGGGGTCGTCGGCGAGCTCCAGCAGCAGGTCCACCATGTCCGCGGCAACGAACTTATCGCCTTCTCGCCGCCGTCGCTGGCTGTGCTCCTCCACCATGTGCTCCAAGAAGCGATCGAACATCTTGCccagcttcttcatcctcccGACGTAGCCATGAATGTCCAGCCAGCTGAGCCAGGGGATGAAGTCCCCGACGCAGAACACGCCGTTGAGGAGAAACAGCTCGTCGACCATCCACCTGAACTCGGCCGGCGAGATCGGCGAGCCAGCGGTGCCGCCCTCGCCGACGTATTTCCCGCCCAGCGCCATGCGCGAGATCACGTTGAGGCTCAGCATGAGCAGGTGCTCCTTGAGCGCGACGACGCCCCCGCCGCGCCCGGCGgacgcggaggaggaggaggacaggGACAGGGCGCGCAGGTCGCGCAGGAGCACGCGCAGCTCCTCGCTGCGGACGTGCTCCAGCGACCTGAGCTGCCTGTCGTTGAAGAGGTTGGCCTTCCACAGCTTGCGCGCCTGGCGCCAGTAGGCGCCGTAGGGGGACCAGACGATGTCGGAGTAGTCGTAGGCGGTGTGCTTCCCGGACGCCATCTTGGGGCGGTCGATGAAGGACGCGTCGTTGGTCTTGAGGAAGAACCTGGCGGCGTCCACCGACGAGCCGACGACGACGGGGACGGAGCCGAAGCGGAGCGACATGAACGGGCCGTGCCGCGCCGAGAGCGCGTGGATGGAGCGGTGCGGGAGCGAGCCGAGCAGGTTGAGGTTGCCGATCACCGGCCACGGGCGAGGGCCGGGTGGGAGCCTGTACTCGCGgctggagctggagctggagcaGCGCTTGCGGCGGAGGACGGTGACGACGAGAAGAGCGGTGGCGAGCACGACGCCCATGAAAGAGACTACTAGTTCCGTCTCCATCGGAACGTAGTAGCTGCGATGTGCTTATTCTTT contains:
- the LOC8080798 gene encoding flavonoid 3'-monooxygenase yields the protein METELVVSFMGVVLATALLVVTVLRRKRCSSSSSSREYRLPPGPRPWPVIGNLNLLGSLPHRSIHALSARHGPFMSLRFGSVPVVVGSSVDAARFFLKTNDASFIDRPKMASGKHTAYDYSDIVWSPYGAYWRQARKLWKANLFNDRQLRSLEHVRSEELRVLLRDLRALSLSSSSSASAGRGGGVVALKEHLLMLSLNVISRMALGGKYVGEGGTAGSPISPAEFRWMVDELFLLNGVFCVGDFIPWLSWLDIHGYVGRMKKLGKMFDRFLEHMVEEHSQRRRREGDKFVAADMVDLLLELADDPKLEVPIKRDGVKGFALDLIAGGTDSSAVTIEWAMSELLRNPDVLSKATEELDGVVGRERLVTEQDIPNLPYLEAIVKEAFRLHPVTPLLAPRLCREDASTGSYDIPRGTLVFVNVWTIGRDPAVWGDDAEFFRPERFVGSGVDVKGQDLELLPFGSGRRMCPGYVLGLKMVQVTLANLLHAFAWRLPDGVAPEKLSMQEKFGLAVPRFVPLEAVAVPRLPAHLYA